Proteins co-encoded in one Sporosarcina sp. FSL K6-1522 genomic window:
- the walK gene encoding cell wall metabolism sensor histidine kinase WalK — protein sequence MQKVGFFRSIHVKFVLIYVMLILIAMQIIGLYFASELEETLKKNFTQSIDDRMNMMEFSVREEMNNGKFTDDPKALEESLKNVLNGFTSEDINETRVINSKYTVLATSVLENRSMIGQVSKDEIIRKSLTSESPADTIRLDNKGYRIWVRAMPITSGKEVIGTLYVESDIEKVFTQIDEVNEILAVGTAVSLTITVILGIFIAQTMTRPISDMRRHAQAMAKGNYSQKVHVYGNDEMGQLAIAFNHLTNQLQESQSTTESERRKLASVLENMTDGVIATDRKGRVSLINDSALSMLRMTRDIVLNRPISSILGVEQEYDFEDLIQINDSIALDFSTVERPYILRATFSVTQRETGFVNGLIVVLHDNTEQEKIDMERREFVSNVSHELRTPLTTMRSYLEALAEGAWKNEEIAPAFLHVTQTETERMIRLVNDLLKLSRMDSRDYDLNKEWVEFNHFFNSIIDRFDFSKSQDVRFQRLLPSTDLFVEIDTDKMTQVIDNIISNALKYSPNGGNVRFGITVSDQFINVMISDDGMGIPKENVKRIFDRFYRADRARSRAMGGTGLGLAIAREMVMAHGGDIWAESEEGRGTTIFFTLPFEQQEDGEWD from the coding sequence ATGCAGAAAGTAGGATTTTTTCGATCCATCCACGTAAAGTTTGTGCTGATTTATGTCATGCTAATTTTGATTGCGATGCAAATTATTGGGCTTTACTTTGCAAGTGAACTCGAAGAGACGCTAAAAAAGAACTTCACGCAATCCATTGACGATCGGATGAACATGATGGAGTTTAGCGTGCGTGAGGAAATGAATAACGGAAAGTTTACAGATGATCCGAAAGCATTGGAAGAGAGCTTGAAGAATGTTTTAAATGGTTTTACTTCAGAAGATATCAATGAAACTCGAGTTATTAATTCAAAATATACGGTGTTAGCGACGTCCGTCTTGGAAAATCGATCGATGATTGGTCAGGTGTCCAAGGATGAAATTATTCGTAAGTCGTTAACATCTGAATCACCAGCGGATACGATTCGTCTCGATAATAAGGGATATAGAATATGGGTCCGCGCAATGCCCATTACATCGGGAAAAGAAGTCATTGGAACGTTATATGTGGAGTCGGATATTGAAAAGGTATTTACACAAATCGATGAAGTGAATGAAATCCTTGCAGTAGGCACGGCAGTTTCATTGACGATTACGGTCATTCTCGGTATTTTTATCGCACAGACGATGACGAGGCCGATATCGGATATGCGACGTCATGCACAGGCAATGGCAAAAGGAAACTATTCGCAGAAGGTTCATGTCTATGGCAATGATGAGATGGGACAGTTGGCAATTGCTTTTAACCATTTAACAAACCAATTGCAAGAATCGCAGTCGACGACGGAAAGTGAGCGGCGGAAACTTGCATCCGTTCTTGAGAATATGACGGATGGGGTTATTGCAACGGATCGGAAAGGACGAGTCAGTCTTATTAATGATTCAGCGCTTAGCATGCTGAGAATGACCCGAGATATCGTGTTAAATCGCCCAATATCCAGTATTCTTGGAGTAGAACAGGAATATGACTTTGAAGATTTGATTCAAATAAACGATTCGATTGCGCTTGATTTTAGTACGGTTGAAAGGCCTTACATTTTGCGAGCTACTTTTTCTGTCACACAACGGGAAACAGGTTTTGTGAATGGACTGATTGTTGTCTTGCATGATAATACAGAGCAAGAGAAAATCGATATGGAGCGTCGTGAGTTCGTTTCAAACGTATCACATGAGCTACGAACGCCATTGACGACGATGCGTAGCTATTTGGAAGCATTGGCTGAAGGTGCATGGAAAAATGAAGAGATTGCACCTGCATTTTTGCATGTTACGCAAACTGAAACAGAGCGGATGATTCGGCTCGTGAATGATTTATTGAAACTGTCGAGAATGGATAGCAGAGACTATGATTTGAATAAAGAGTGGGTTGAATTTAATCATTTTTTCAACTCGATTATTGATCGCTTTGATTTTTCAAAGTCACAAGATGTCCGTTTTCAGCGTTTACTTCCATCAACAGATTTATTTGTTGAAATCGATACAGATAAAATGACGCAAGTAATCGATAATATCATTTCTAATGCATTAAAGTATTCCCCAAATGGCGGTAATGTGCGCTTCGGTATAACAGTGTCAGATCAATTCATCAATGTGATGATTTCAGATGATGGTATGGGAATTCCAAAAGAAAATGTCAAACGTATTTTTGACAGGTTCTACCGCGCAGATCGTGCACGATCACGAGCGATGGGAGGAACGGGACTTGGCCTTGCGATTGCACGCGAAATGGTCATGGCGCATGGGGGAGATATATGGGCGGAAAGTGAAGAGGGCAGAGGGACCACCATCTTCTTTACGCTGCCATTTGAACAACAAGAGGACGGTGAGTGGGATTGA
- the yycH gene encoding two-component system activity regulator YycH, with translation MGLKYIEPVKSIILLLLVALSVTFTFSIWTYTPRYDMAEQPLISDIPIAEKRTMDEVVKPYKMVFNFEEGLRGTSAPEDINYILNEMKKWKVSAFTLEDSNFGAEEMNSLLRRPNRLTLYFHGEVPFPVYDGVLNIEDSNVPGDSFDRLIVDWNQASNTMDLYFVSRTNNLLYSAKAKIGNYPNFNRSILAWGMELGEYTEANPNHSTFIAVPTAPVEIIQNTYLQREIETTRFRDALFSGSNTVRSNQIGATHEEFGDDHAKMSVDTENKMLEYYIPAVESHELAIPSELLLNTIDFVNEHGGWTDDFRYMAMSPKERHVKFQLFVQGLPVFSDKSGLTEIEQIWGDKRVFRYVRPYYTLELLPLESTVELPSGIDVANKLKTSSNVDFDVIEEISLGYFMTHDKDRGFFTMEPSWFYLIKGSWHRYSPDGLGGAGLGLE, from the coding sequence GTGGGATTGAAATATATTGAGCCAGTGAAGTCGATTATTTTACTACTGCTTGTCGCCTTAAGTGTGACATTTACTTTTTCAATTTGGACATATACACCACGCTATGACATGGCTGAACAACCGTTGATTAGCGATATTCCCATTGCTGAAAAAAGAACGATGGATGAAGTCGTAAAACCGTACAAAATGGTTTTCAATTTTGAGGAAGGCTTGAGAGGTACATCAGCGCCAGAAGATATTAATTATATTTTGAATGAAATGAAAAAGTGGAAAGTATCGGCGTTCACGTTGGAGGACAGCAATTTTGGTGCAGAGGAAATGAATAGCTTATTGCGAAGACCAAATCGGCTTACGCTTTATTTTCATGGTGAAGTGCCATTTCCAGTGTATGATGGTGTCCTGAACATCGAAGATTCAAATGTACCAGGGGATTCTTTTGATCGACTGATTGTTGATTGGAATCAAGCGAGCAATACAATGGATCTCTATTTTGTGAGTAGAACGAACAACTTGCTGTATAGTGCAAAAGCCAAAATAGGTAACTACCCGAACTTTAATCGTTCCATTTTGGCGTGGGGGATGGAGTTGGGAGAATACACGGAGGCCAATCCGAATCATTCAACATTTATCGCTGTACCGACGGCTCCCGTTGAAATCATCCAGAATACGTATTTGCAAAGAGAAATTGAAACGACTCGTTTCCGAGACGCCTTGTTTAGTGGTTCAAATACTGTACGTTCCAACCAAATTGGAGCGACACATGAGGAATTTGGGGACGACCATGCCAAGATGAGTGTCGATACTGAAAACAAGATGTTGGAGTACTATATTCCAGCTGTAGAAAGCCATGAACTTGCCATCCCTTCAGAATTGTTACTGAATACGATTGACTTTGTAAATGAGCATGGTGGTTGGACAGATGATTTCAGATATATGGCAATGAGTCCAAAAGAGCGGCATGTAAAGTTTCAATTATTTGTTCAAGGGCTACCCGTGTTTAGTGACAAATCCGGCTTAACAGAAATTGAACAAATCTGGGGAGATAAACGCGTTTTTCGTTATGTCCGCCCCTATTATACATTGGAATTACTTCCGTTAGAGTCAACAGTGGAGCTGCCGTCAGGGATTGACGTTGCCAATAAGCTTAAAACCTCCAGCAACGTTGATTTTGATGTCATTGAAGAAATTTCATTAGGCTATTTTATGACGCATGATAAAGATCGTGGTTTTTTCACGATGGAACCTTCTTGGTTTTACTTGATAAAAGGCAGTTGGCACCGTTACTCACCTGATGGACTAGGAGGTGCAGGACTTGGATTGGAATAA
- the yycF gene encoding response regulator YycF, with product MQDKTILVVDDERPIADILEFNLKKEGFTVFCAYDGDEALEKVEEVKPDIMLLDIMLPKRDGMEVCREVRKKYDFPIIMLTAKDSEIDKVLGLELGADDYVTKPFGTRELIARVKANLRRHMKSVAEEQEESTNDITVGNLIIQPDAYLVLKRDETIELTHREFELLHYLAKHIGQVMTREHLLQTVWGYDYFGDVRTVDVTIRRLREKIEDTPSHPAWIVTRRGVGYYLRDPEQE from the coding sequence ATGCAAGATAAAACAATTCTCGTTGTTGATGATGAAAGACCAATTGCGGATATTTTGGAGTTTAATTTAAAAAAAGAAGGCTTTACGGTGTTCTGTGCCTATGATGGGGATGAAGCATTAGAGAAGGTCGAAGAAGTGAAGCCGGATATTATGTTGCTCGATATTATGTTACCGAAGCGAGATGGTATGGAAGTATGCCGGGAAGTCCGGAAAAAGTACGATTTTCCCATCATTATGCTAACTGCAAAAGACTCGGAAATTGATAAAGTACTTGGCTTAGAACTAGGTGCTGATGATTATGTAACCAAACCATTTGGAACGAGAGAGCTCATTGCCCGGGTAAAAGCAAATTTACGTCGACATATGAAATCTGTCGCAGAAGAACAAGAGGAGTCGACGAACGATATTACAGTCGGCAATCTGATTATTCAGCCGGATGCCTATCTTGTATTGAAAAGAGATGAAACAATCGAACTGACCCATCGCGAGTTTGAGTTGCTGCATTATCTAGCCAAACATATCGGTCAAGTGATGACGCGTGAGCATTTATTGCAAACGGTTTGGGGCTATGACTATTTTGGTGATGTGCGAACGGTCGATGTGACGATTCGACGCCTGCGTGAAAAAATTGAAGATACACCAAGTCATCCGGCATGGATTGTCACAAGACGTGGTGTTGGTTATTATTTACGAGATCCAGAACAGGAGTAA
- the rplI gene encoding 50S ribosomal protein L9, which produces MKVIFLQDVKGKGKKGEVKDVAVGYAQNFLLKNKLAIEATPANLSALDGQEKRTQKDAAEELAAAKQLKEKIDTITVELKAKSGEGGRLFGSITTKQIADALNKSEGIKVDRRKMDLPDAIRALGYTNVPVKLHPDVVATFKVHVVEE; this is translated from the coding sequence ATGAAAGTAATCTTCTTACAAGACGTTAAGGGTAAAGGGAAAAAAGGTGAAGTGAAGGATGTAGCAGTAGGTTATGCACAGAACTTCCTGTTGAAAAATAAGCTAGCTATTGAAGCGACACCTGCTAATTTAAGTGCACTTGATGGCCAGGAAAAGCGTACGCAGAAAGATGCGGCTGAAGAATTGGCAGCTGCCAAACAGTTGAAAGAAAAAATCGATACAATTACTGTTGAACTGAAAGCAAAATCGGGTGAAGGTGGCCGCCTATTCGGTTCAATTACAACAAAACAAATTGCAGATGCATTAAATAAAAGTGAAGGCATTAAAGTAGATCGTCGTAAAATGGATTTGCCAGATGCTATTCGTGCACTTGGCTATACGAATGTACCGGTGAAACTTCACCCGGACGTAGTCGCAACATTTAAAGTACATGTTGTAGAAGAATAA
- the dnaB gene encoding replicative DNA helicase, protein MDQMIDRVPPHNNEAEQSVIGAIFLEPQALITAAEVLTPEDFYRIAHQKIFDTMISLSDKGQAIDVVTVTEELSAKKELEDVGGISYLMEIANTVPTAANIVHYANIVEEKALLRRLIRVATTIVEDGYTREDEVEALLSEAEKKMMEVSNRKNAGDFRHIKDVLVETYDNIELLHTRQGDITGIPSGFTDLDKMTAGFQRNDLVILAARPSVGKTAFALNVAQNVATRTNENVAIFSLEMGADQLVTRMLCAEGNIDAQVMRTGTLEAEDWRKLTMAMGSLSNAGIFIDDSSGIRVNEIRSKCRRLQQEHGLGMIIIDYLQLISGSGRAGENRQQEVSEISRSLKGLARELKVCVIALSQLSRGVEQRQDKRPMMSDLRESGSIEQDADIVSFLYREDYYDKETENQNIIEIIIAKQRNGPTGTVSLAFAKEYNKFVNIDWSQHEQPAY, encoded by the coding sequence ATGGACCAGATGATCGATCGCGTCCCACCACATAATAATGAAGCGGAGCAGTCGGTCATTGGAGCTATCTTCCTTGAACCGCAAGCGCTCATTACAGCGGCAGAAGTACTCACACCTGAAGACTTCTATAGGATTGCGCATCAGAAAATTTTCGATACGATGATTAGCTTGAGTGACAAAGGACAAGCAATTGACGTTGTGACGGTTACTGAAGAGCTGTCGGCGAAAAAGGAGTTGGAGGATGTTGGCGGAATTTCATATTTAATGGAAATCGCCAACACTGTGCCAACTGCAGCCAATATCGTACATTATGCCAATATTGTTGAAGAGAAGGCACTTCTAAGACGTCTTATCCGTGTTGCCACAACGATTGTGGAAGACGGCTATACAAGGGAAGACGAAGTAGAGGCGTTATTATCCGAGGCAGAAAAGAAAATGATGGAAGTTTCCAATCGGAAAAATGCAGGTGACTTCCGACATATTAAAGATGTACTCGTTGAAACGTACGACAACATCGAGCTTCTTCATACGCGTCAGGGAGATATCACGGGTATTCCGTCGGGCTTCACCGATTTAGATAAAATGACGGCCGGCTTTCAGCGCAATGATTTGGTCATTCTCGCGGCCCGTCCTTCTGTAGGTAAGACAGCATTTGCCTTGAATGTGGCTCAAAACGTAGCCACAAGAACAAATGAGAATGTGGCTATCTTTAGTTTGGAGATGGGCGCAGATCAGCTAGTTACGCGGATGCTCTGTGCAGAAGGAAATATTGACGCGCAGGTGATGCGGACGGGAACGCTAGAAGCGGAAGACTGGCGCAAACTGACGATGGCGATGGGGAGCCTGTCGAATGCCGGTATTTTCATCGATGATTCTTCCGGTATCCGTGTCAATGAAATTCGCTCAAAATGTCGTCGCCTACAGCAAGAACACGGACTAGGCATGATTATCATCGATTATTTACAATTGATTTCCGGTAGTGGTCGTGCAGGGGAAAATAGGCAACAAGAAGTATCGGAAATCTCCCGTTCATTAAAAGGACTGGCAAGGGAGTTAAAAGTATGTGTCATCGCATTATCTCAGCTCTCCCGTGGTGTAGAGCAGCGTCAAGATAAGCGCCCGATGATGTCGGATCTCCGGGAGTCTGGGAGTATCGAGCAAGATGCGGACATCGTGTCGTTCCTTTATCGTGAAGATTATTATGATAAAGAAACAGAAAACCAAAATATCATTGAAATCATCATTGCCAAGCAGCGTAACGGTCCAACGGGTACTGTCTCACTCGCTTTCGCAAAAGAATACAACAAATTCGTCAACATTGACTGGAGTCAACACGAACAACCAGCCTATTAA
- a CDS encoding M23 family metallopeptidase — MIFKKSHKDERAGRQTGMNKSLKRIPHVIIITIMLAGLSMNTVFAKVVENAGLSTIYHVYSSGEYIGMLSDEQQLEQLKERKLQQATTEFGELPLSIANELSVIPERVFVAETDDVNVLEKLQSTLTVEAEAVGVSVNDDVALYVKDARAYEELLRQLKLQSVSEAELTQFEARVASTEPLPPLQAGETRVTNILLSANIQSEKGKTAPEAVLSVEQALSQLNKGKQIEKKYVVKSGDVFEKIAAAHKMTTAELLEVNPGMTTETILHIDDELNVIVFEPYVEVEVHYESKKVETIQHKQVTKEDSSAYKGDKNVTQKGVDGQKEVTEQIRKQNGQVIGKSTLEEKTLTEPIDQVTVVGTKVVPSRGTGTFVWPTVGGYVSSPMGARWGSTHLGMDIARPSSRSILAADNGVVTAVGVYGTYGNRIVIKHNNGYETLYGHLASMDVRVGQVVSRGTKIGVMGSTGRSTGVHLHFEVIKNGTNINPMSVLR, encoded by the coding sequence ATGATTTTCAAGAAAAGTCATAAGGATGAACGGGCGGGTAGACAGACAGGGATGAACAAATCGCTGAAACGTATTCCGCACGTTATCATCATTACGATCATGCTAGCTGGTCTTAGCATGAATACCGTTTTCGCAAAGGTAGTAGAGAATGCAGGTTTGTCTACGATATATCATGTCTATTCGAGTGGAGAATATATCGGGATGCTCTCTGATGAGCAACAGTTAGAGCAACTAAAGGAACGGAAATTACAGCAAGCCACCACTGAATTTGGTGAGCTGCCACTAAGTATTGCGAACGAATTATCAGTCATTCCAGAGCGGGTCTTTGTTGCCGAAACAGATGACGTGAACGTTTTGGAAAAGCTCCAATCCACGCTGACTGTCGAGGCAGAAGCAGTTGGAGTTAGTGTGAACGATGATGTAGCGCTTTATGTTAAAGATGCAAGGGCTTATGAGGAGTTACTTCGTCAGCTAAAACTTCAATCGGTTAGTGAGGCTGAACTAACACAATTTGAAGCACGTGTGGCGTCAACTGAACCATTACCACCGTTACAGGCTGGTGAAACGCGTGTAACAAACATCTTATTAAGTGCTAATATCCAATCAGAAAAAGGGAAAACAGCACCTGAAGCTGTACTAAGTGTTGAGCAAGCATTGAGTCAATTGAACAAAGGGAAACAGATTGAAAAGAAATATGTAGTTAAATCGGGTGACGTCTTTGAAAAGATTGCAGCTGCTCACAAGATGACAACTGCAGAATTGCTCGAAGTGAATCCAGGGATGACGACAGAGACCATTTTGCATATAGATGATGAGTTAAACGTTATTGTTTTTGAACCTTACGTAGAGGTTGAAGTTCACTATGAATCAAAAAAGGTGGAAACGATTCAACATAAACAAGTAACAAAAGAAGATAGCTCCGCATATAAAGGTGACAAAAATGTAACGCAAAAAGGCGTGGACGGTCAGAAGGAAGTTACAGAACAAATTCGCAAACAAAACGGTCAGGTGATTGGGAAATCAACATTGGAAGAAAAAACGTTGACGGAACCAATTGACCAAGTGACTGTTGTAGGGACAAAAGTAGTACCTTCAAGAGGAACAGGCACTTTCGTTTGGCCAACAGTTGGTGGTTATGTATCCAGTCCAATGGGTGCACGCTGGGGCAGCACACATTTGGGGATGGATATCGCTCGTCCTTCATCACGTTCGATTCTAGCAGCAGACAATGGAGTTGTGACAGCTGTAGGCGTCTATGGTACGTATGGCAACCGAATTGTCATTAAGCATAACAATGGCTATGAGACGTTGTACGGCCATCTAGCTTCGATGGATGTACGTGTAGGACAAGTTGTCTCGCGAGGTACTAAGATAGGCGTAATGGGTTCAACAGGTCGTTCAACAGGTGTTCATCTTCACTTTGAAGTTATCAAGAATGGTACGAATATCAATCCGATGAGTGTGTTGAGATAA